CACCCTCCACCACCACCGCGAGTCGGGTGGGCGGGTGGGCAAAAAACCTACGCCCCCGACTCCACCCGCTTCTTCAGCCCCGCCAGCGCCCGATCGATGATGACCTTCTCCGCCTTGCGCTTGATCATCCCGAGCATGGGGATCTTGACGTCGACGGTCAGCTGGTACGTCACCTCGGTCACCGAGTCACTCACCGGCTTGAGGATGTAGGACCCGTCCAGGGAGCGGAGCATCTGGGACTTGACCAGCGTCCACGAGACCTCGTTCGCCCCGGTCCAGGTGTACCCCAGCGTCTGGTCGTCCTTGATCGCGCCCGCGTCCATGACCAGTCGGACCTGCTCGGCCCGCCCCTGCGCGTCCGTCCGGAGGACCTCCGCCTCCTTCACCTCACCCGTCCAGTCCGGGTAGCGGGCGAAGTCGGCGATCACTCCCATGACGTCGGCCGCCGCAGCCTCGATCGTGATGCTCGAACTCGTGAATTCCGCCATCGCCGTGGCTCCTCCAGAGACGTTCCGGTGAGGGAGGTGGGTGCGCACGTATGTGCAGCGTGAAGGCTACCGCGCGCCCGCCGAAGCCTCGTCACCCCACCCGGCGTTCACCACTCCAGCGCCCACGGCTTCCCGCTCCCCGCGAAGTGCCCCACATTCACACACTCCGTCGCCCCGATCCGCATCCGCCGCGCCAACGGCTGGTGGACATGGCCGAACAGCGAGTACCGGGGCCGGGTCTTCCGGATCGCCTCCAGCAACGCCCGGCTGCCGCGCTCGAATCGGCGGGCCACCGTGTCGTAGACCAGTTCGGGCACTTCCGGGGGGATGTGCGTGCAGAGCACGTCGACCTCCCCCACCGCCTCGATCTTGGCCGCGTACTCCTCGTCGCTGATCTCGTAGGGCGTCCGCATGGGCGTGACGAGCCCGCCGCCCACGAAACCGAAGACCCGGCCGCCGATCTCCACCCGTTCGCCGTCGAGGACGGTCGTCCCCGGTCCCGCGTACTCCGGCCACAGGCGTGGCATATCGACATTGCCGTAGGTGGCGTACGTCGGTGTGGGAAAGGCCGCGAACAGCTCGGCGTACTGCTTGCGGACGGCCTTCTCGATCACGGTGGAGCGGTCCTCGCCCACGCCCGCCCAGAGGCGGGCCCCGAGTTCGCGGGCCTCCTCGAACCGCCGGGCGGTACGCAGTTCGACGAGCCGGGTGGCGTTCTCGGCGCCGAAGAGGTCGGGGAAGATGCCGCGGGAGTGGTCGGCGTAGTCGAGGAAGAGGACCAGGTCGCCCAGGCACACCAGGGCGTCGGCGCCCTCACCCGCTCTGGCCAGGTCGTGCGCGTTGCCGTGCACGTCGCTGACCACGTGGATGCGCGTTCTGCCGTTACCGTCCGGTGTGCGTGCCATGACGATCAAGCGTAGGCGTGTGCGGCATACGTGAACAGAGCCGGTCGCACGTGCGGTTACTGGCCAGTCAGCAAGTGAGGGGATTATTCTTCCCGGGGAGAGCCCCCATGTGTGACGCGGAGAACATCTCACCGGACCCCCCTCGCGGAGAGGCCATACCGACGGGTAACGTCCGGGCAGTCCAGTTGTGCTCAGGTTTTCAACCAGTAAGGCCAAAGGATCCACAGGGGACCTGAGCGCTCGCCCCAGCCTTGGACCGCACCGTCGCAGCAACACAGAGTCGTGGCGCCGGCGCCCTATGAGGAGCAGCAGTCTTGCGCGAGTTCAGCCTTCCGGCTTTGTACGAGGTCCCGACGGACGGCAATCTGACCGACATCGTCCGCAGAAACGCCGCGCAGCATCCCGATGTCGCCGTCATCGCCCGCAAGGTGGGCGGCGCCTGGCAGGACGTGAACGCCGTCCAGTTCCTCGCCGAGGTACGGACGGCCGCGAAGGGGCTGATCGCCGCCGGGGTCCAGCCCGGTGACCGGGTCGGGCTGATGTCGCGTACCCGGTACGAGTGGACCCTGCTGGACTTCGCGATCTGGACGGCCGGCGCGGTCACCGTGCCGGTGTACGAGACCAGCTCGCCGGAGCAGGTGCAGTGGATCCTCGCCGACTCGGGCGCGACCGCCATGATCGTGGAGCTGGACGGGCACTCGGCCGCCGTCGAGTCGGTGCGCGACTCGCTGCCGGCGCTGAAGCACGTCTGGCAGATCGAGGGCGGCGGGGTGGAGGAGCTGGGCCGCCTCGGCCAGGACGTCACCGACGCGGCCGTCGACGAGCGCAGTTCGATGGCGAAGGCCGACGATCCGGCGACCATCGTCTACACCTCCGGCACCACCGGCCGCCCGAAGGGCTGCGTGCTCACCCACCGCAGCTTCTTCGCCGAGTGCGGGAACGTGGTGGAGCGGCTGCGGCCCCTGTTCCGCACGGGCGAGTGCTCGGTCCTGCTCTTCCTCCCCCTCGCGCACGTCTTC
This genomic stretch from Streptomyces deccanensis harbors:
- a CDS encoding metallophosphoesterase family protein; this translates as MVSDVHGNAHDLARAGEGADALVCLGDLVLFLDYADHSRGIFPDLFGAENATRLVELRTARRFEEARELGARLWAGVGEDRSTVIEKAVRKQYAELFAAFPTPTYATYGNVDMPRLWPEYAGPGTTVLDGERVEIGGRVFGFVGGGLVTPMRTPYEISDEEYAAKIEAVGEVDVLCTHIPPEVPELVYDTVARRFERGSRALLEAIRKTRPRYSLFGHVHQPLARRMRIGATECVNVGHFAGSGKPWALEW
- a CDS encoding SRPBCC family protein — encoded protein: MAEFTSSSITIEAAAADVMGVIADFARYPDWTGEVKEAEVLRTDAQGRAEQVRLVMDAGAIKDDQTLGYTWTGANEVSWTLVKSQMLRSLDGSYILKPVSDSVTEVTYQLTVDVKIPMLGMIKRKAEKVIIDRALAGLKKRVESGA